One Pongo abelii isolate AG06213 chromosome 12, NHGRI_mPonAbe1-v2.0_pri, whole genome shotgun sequence DNA segment encodes these proteins:
- the DNMT3A gene encoding DNA (cytosine-5)-methyltransferase 3A isoform X6 codes for MGILERVVRRNGRVDRSLKDECDTVKGWRLCNGRITGAEKKAKVIAGMNAVEENQGPGESQKVEEASPPAVQQPTDPASPTVATTPEPVGSDAGDKNATKAGDDEPEYEDGRGFGIGELVWGKLRGFSWWPGRIVSWWMTGRSRAAEGTRWVMWFGDGKFSVVCVEKLMPLSSFCSAFHQATYNKQPMYRKAIYEVLQVASSRAGKLFPVCHDSDESDTAKAVEVQNKPMIEWALGGFQPSGPKGLEPPEEEKNPYKEVYTDMWVEPEAAAYAPPPPAKKPRKSTAEKPKVKEIIDERTRERLVYEVRQKCRNIEDICISCGSLNVTLEHPLFVGGMCQNCKNCFLECAYQYDDDGYQSYCTICCGGREVLMCGNNNCCRCFCVECVDLLVGPGAAQAAIKEDPWNCYMCGHKGTYGLLRRREDWPSRLQMFFANNHDQEFDPPKVYPPVPAEKRKPIRVLSLFDGIATGLLVLKDLGIQVDRYIASEVCEDSITVGMVRHQGKIMYVGDVRSVTQKHIQEWGPFDLVIGGSPCNDLSIVNPARKGLYEGTGRLFFEFYRLLHDARPKEGDDRPFFWLFENVVAMGVSDKRDISRFLESNPVMIDAKEVSAAHRARYFWGNLPGMNRPLASTVNDKLELQECLEHGRIAKFSKVRTITTRSNSIKQGKDQHFPVFMNEKEDILWCTEMERVFGFPVHYTDVSNMSRLARQRLLGRSWSVPVIRHLFAPLKEYFACV; via the exons ATGG GGATCCTGGAGCGGGTTGTGAGAAGGAATGGGCGCGTGGATCGTAGCCTGAAAGACGAGTGTGATACGGTGAAAGGATGGAGGCTGTGCAATGGGAGAATAACTGGG GCTGAGAAGAAAGCCAAGGTCATTGCAGGAATGAATGCTGTGGAAGAAAACCAGGGGCCCGGGGAGTCTCAGAAGGTGGAGGAGGCCAGCCCTCCTGCTGTGCAGCAGCCCACTGACCCCGCATCCCCCACTGTGGCTACCACGCCTGAGCCCGTGGGGTCCGATGCCGGGGACAAGAATGCCACCAAAGCAGGCGATGACGAGCCAGAGTACGAG GACGGCCGGGGCTTTGGCATTGGGGAGCTGGTGTGGGGGAAACTGCGGGGCTTCTCCTGGTGGCCAGGCCGCATTGTGTCTTGGTGGATGACGGGCCGGAGCCGAGCAGCTGAAGGCACCCGCTGGGTCATGTGGTTCGGAGACGGCAAATTCTCAGTG GTGTGTGTTGAGAAGCTGATGCCGCTGAGCTCGTTTTGCAGTGCGTTCCACCAGGCCACGTACAACAAGCAGCCCATGTACCGCAAAGCCATCTACGAGGTCCTGCAG GTGGCCAGCAGCCGCGCAGGGAAGCTGTTCCCCGTGTGCCACGACAGCGATGAGAGTGACACTGCCAAGGCCGTGGAGGTGCAGAACAAGCCTATGATTGAATGGGCCCTGGGGGGCTTCCAGCCCTCTGGCCCTAAGGGCCTGGAACCACCAGAAG AAGAGAAGAATCCCTACAAAGAAGTGTACACGGACATGTGGGTGGAACCTGAAGCAGCTGCCTACGCACCACCTCCACCAGCCAAAAAGCCCCGGAAGAGCACAGCGGAGAAGCCCAAGGTCAAGGAGATTATTGATGAGCGCACAAGAG AGCGGCTAGTGTACGAGGTGCGGCAGAAGTGCCGGAACATTGAGG ACATCTGCATCTCCTGTGGGAGCCTCAATGTCACCCTGGAACACCCCCTCTTCGTTGGAGGAATGTGCCAAAACTGCAAG AACTGCTTTCTGGAGTGTGCGTACCAGTACGACGACGACGGCTACCAGTCCTACTGCACCATCTGCTGCGGGGGCCGTGAGGTGCTCATGTGCGGAAACAACAACTGCTGCAG GTGCTTTTGCGTGGAGTGTGTGGACCTCTTGGTGGGGCCGGGGGCTGCCCAGGCAGCCATTAAGGAAGACCCCTGGAACTGCTACATGTGTGGGCACAAGGGTACCTACGGGCTGCTGCGGCGGCGAGAGGACTGGCCCTCCCGGCTCCAGATGTTCTTCGCTAATAACCACGACCAGGAATTT GACCCTCCAAAGGTTTACCCACCTGTCCCAGCTGAGAAGAGGAAGCCCATCCGGGTGCTGTCTCTCTTTGATGGAATTGCTACAG GGCTCCTGGTGCTGAAGGACTTGGGCATTCAGGTGGACCGCTACATTGCCTCGGAGGTGTGTGAGGACTCCATCACGGTGGGCATGGTGCGGCACCAGGGGAAGATCATGTACGTCGGGGACGTCCGCAGCGTCACACAGAAGCAT ATCCAGGAGTGGGGCCCATTCGATCTGGTGATTGGGGGCAGTCCCTGCAATGACCTCTCCATCGTCAACCCTGCTCGCAAGGGCCTCTACG AGGGCACTGGCCGGCTCTTCTTTGAGTTCTACCGCCTCCTGCATGATGCGCGGCCCAAGGAGGGAGATGATCGCCCCTTCTTCTGGCTCTTTGAGAATGTGGTGGCCATGGGCGTTAGTGACAAGAGGGACATCTCGCGATTTCTCGAG TCCAACCCTGTGATGATTGATGCCAAAGAAGTGTCAGCTGCACACAGGGCCCGCTACTTCTGGGGTAACCTTCCCGGTATGAACAG GCCGTTGGCATCCACTGTGAATGATAAGCTGGAGCTGCAGGAGTGTCTGGAGCATGGCAGGATAGCCAAG TTCAGCAAAGTGAGGACCATTACTACGAGGTCAAACTCCATAAAGCAGGGCAAAGACCAGCATTTTCCTGTCTTCATGAATGAGAAAGAGGACATCTTATGGTGCACTGAAATGGAAAG GGTATTTGGTTTCCCAGTCCACTATACTGACGTCTCCAACATGAGCCGCTTGGCGAGGCAGAGACTGCTGGGCCGGTCATGGAGCGTGCCAGTCATCCGCCACCTCTTCGCTCCGCTGAAGGAGTATTTTGCGTGTGTGTAA
- the DNMT3A gene encoding DNA (cytosine-5)-methyltransferase 3A isoform X3 produces the protein MPPRPAAAAASRPGPSSGDADLVLARRLPAHEPQGPTPRGLQWHLAPSGDRKSSRPGARAVAEKKAKVIAGMNAVEENQGPGESQKVEEASPPAVQQPTDPASPTVATTPEPVGSDAGDKNATKAGDDEPEYEDGRGFGIGELVWGKLRGFSWWPGRIVSWWMTGRSRAAEGTRWVMWFGDGKFSVVCVEKLMPLSSFCSAFHQATYNKQPMYRKAIYEVLQVASSRAGKLFPVCHDSDESDTAKAVEVQNKPMIEWALGGFQPSGPKGLEPPEEEKNPYKEVYTDMWVEPEAAAYAPPPPAKKPRKSTAEKPKVKEIIDERTRERLVYEVRQKCRNIEDICISCGSLNVTLEHPLFVGGMCQNCKNCFLECAYQYDDDGYQSYCTICCGGREVLMCGNNNCCRCFCVECVDLLVGPGAAQAAIKEDPWNCYMCGHKGTYGLLRRREDWPSRLQMFFANNHDQEFDPPKVYPPVPAEKRKPIRVLSLFDGIATGLLVLKDLGIQVDRYIASEVCEDSITVGMVRHQGKIMYVGDVRSVTQKHIQEWGPFDLVIGGSPCNDLSIVNPARKGLYEGTGRLFFEFYRLLHDARPKEGDDRPFFWLFENVVAMGVSDKRDISRFLESNPVMIDAKEVSAAHRARYFWGNLPGMNRPLASTVNDKLELQECLEHGRIAKFSKVRTITTRSNSIKQGKDQHFPVFMNEKEDILWCTEMERVFGFPVHYTDVSNMSRLARQRLLGRSWSVPVIRHLFAPLKEYFACV, from the exons ATGCCTCCCCGGCCCGCAGCAGCCGCGGCGTCCCGGCCTGGCCCGAGTTCTGGAGATGCTGACTTAGTGCTGGCCCGCCGCCTTCCTGCCCACGAGCCCCAAGGCCCCACTCCTCGAGGGCTCCAGTGGCACCTGGCGCCCTCGGGGGACAGGAAGAGCAGCCGGCCGGGAGCCCGGGCAGTG GCTGAGAAGAAAGCCAAGGTCATTGCAGGAATGAATGCTGTGGAAGAAAACCAGGGGCCCGGGGAGTCTCAGAAGGTGGAGGAGGCCAGCCCTCCTGCTGTGCAGCAGCCCACTGACCCCGCATCCCCCACTGTGGCTACCACGCCTGAGCCCGTGGGGTCCGATGCCGGGGACAAGAATGCCACCAAAGCAGGCGATGACGAGCCAGAGTACGAG GACGGCCGGGGCTTTGGCATTGGGGAGCTGGTGTGGGGGAAACTGCGGGGCTTCTCCTGGTGGCCAGGCCGCATTGTGTCTTGGTGGATGACGGGCCGGAGCCGAGCAGCTGAAGGCACCCGCTGGGTCATGTGGTTCGGAGACGGCAAATTCTCAGTG GTGTGTGTTGAGAAGCTGATGCCGCTGAGCTCGTTTTGCAGTGCGTTCCACCAGGCCACGTACAACAAGCAGCCCATGTACCGCAAAGCCATCTACGAGGTCCTGCAG GTGGCCAGCAGCCGCGCAGGGAAGCTGTTCCCCGTGTGCCACGACAGCGATGAGAGTGACACTGCCAAGGCCGTGGAGGTGCAGAACAAGCCTATGATTGAATGGGCCCTGGGGGGCTTCCAGCCCTCTGGCCCTAAGGGCCTGGAACCACCAGAAG AAGAGAAGAATCCCTACAAAGAAGTGTACACGGACATGTGGGTGGAACCTGAAGCAGCTGCCTACGCACCACCTCCACCAGCCAAAAAGCCCCGGAAGAGCACAGCGGAGAAGCCCAAGGTCAAGGAGATTATTGATGAGCGCACAAGAG AGCGGCTAGTGTACGAGGTGCGGCAGAAGTGCCGGAACATTGAGG ACATCTGCATCTCCTGTGGGAGCCTCAATGTCACCCTGGAACACCCCCTCTTCGTTGGAGGAATGTGCCAAAACTGCAAG AACTGCTTTCTGGAGTGTGCGTACCAGTACGACGACGACGGCTACCAGTCCTACTGCACCATCTGCTGCGGGGGCCGTGAGGTGCTCATGTGCGGAAACAACAACTGCTGCAG GTGCTTTTGCGTGGAGTGTGTGGACCTCTTGGTGGGGCCGGGGGCTGCCCAGGCAGCCATTAAGGAAGACCCCTGGAACTGCTACATGTGTGGGCACAAGGGTACCTACGGGCTGCTGCGGCGGCGAGAGGACTGGCCCTCCCGGCTCCAGATGTTCTTCGCTAATAACCACGACCAGGAATTT GACCCTCCAAAGGTTTACCCACCTGTCCCAGCTGAGAAGAGGAAGCCCATCCGGGTGCTGTCTCTCTTTGATGGAATTGCTACAG GGCTCCTGGTGCTGAAGGACTTGGGCATTCAGGTGGACCGCTACATTGCCTCGGAGGTGTGTGAGGACTCCATCACGGTGGGCATGGTGCGGCACCAGGGGAAGATCATGTACGTCGGGGACGTCCGCAGCGTCACACAGAAGCAT ATCCAGGAGTGGGGCCCATTCGATCTGGTGATTGGGGGCAGTCCCTGCAATGACCTCTCCATCGTCAACCCTGCTCGCAAGGGCCTCTACG AGGGCACTGGCCGGCTCTTCTTTGAGTTCTACCGCCTCCTGCATGATGCGCGGCCCAAGGAGGGAGATGATCGCCCCTTCTTCTGGCTCTTTGAGAATGTGGTGGCCATGGGCGTTAGTGACAAGAGGGACATCTCGCGATTTCTCGAG TCCAACCCTGTGATGATTGATGCCAAAGAAGTGTCAGCTGCACACAGGGCCCGCTACTTCTGGGGTAACCTTCCCGGTATGAACAG GCCGTTGGCATCCACTGTGAATGATAAGCTGGAGCTGCAGGAGTGTCTGGAGCATGGCAGGATAGCCAAG TTCAGCAAAGTGAGGACCATTACTACGAGGTCAAACTCCATAAAGCAGGGCAAAGACCAGCATTTTCCTGTCTTCATGAATGAGAAAGAGGACATCTTATGGTGCACTGAAATGGAAAG GGTATTTGGTTTCCCAGTCCACTATACTGACGTCTCCAACATGAGCCGCTTGGCGAGGCAGAGACTGCTGGGCCGGTCATGGAGCGTGCCAGTCATCCGCCACCTCTTCGCTCCGCTGAAGGAGTATTTTGCGTGTGTGTAA
- the DNMT3A gene encoding DNA (cytosine-5)-methyltransferase 3A isoform X4: MFPPSPPPPPSPPSGPLRPQPHRPLPLPPDGQLLPELQGRGSHLSATAEGLHLALWAEKKAKVIAGMNAVEENQGPGESQKVEEASPPAVQQPTDPASPTVATTPEPVGSDAGDKNATKAGDDEPEYEDGRGFGIGELVWGKLRGFSWWPGRIVSWWMTGRSRAAEGTRWVMWFGDGKFSVVCVEKLMPLSSFCSAFHQATYNKQPMYRKAIYEVLQVASSRAGKLFPVCHDSDESDTAKAVEVQNKPMIEWALGGFQPSGPKGLEPPEEEKNPYKEVYTDMWVEPEAAAYAPPPPAKKPRKSTAEKPKVKEIIDERTRERLVYEVRQKCRNIEDICISCGSLNVTLEHPLFVGGMCQNCKNCFLECAYQYDDDGYQSYCTICCGGREVLMCGNNNCCRCFCVECVDLLVGPGAAQAAIKEDPWNCYMCGHKGTYGLLRRREDWPSRLQMFFANNHDQEFDPPKVYPPVPAEKRKPIRVLSLFDGIATGLLVLKDLGIQVDRYIASEVCEDSITVGMVRHQGKIMYVGDVRSVTQKHIQEWGPFDLVIGGSPCNDLSIVNPARKGLYEGTGRLFFEFYRLLHDARPKEGDDRPFFWLFENVVAMGVSDKRDISRFLESNPVMIDAKEVSAAHRARYFWGNLPGMNRPLASTVNDKLELQECLEHGRIAKFSKVRTITTRSNSIKQGKDQHFPVFMNEKEDILWCTEMERVFGFPVHYTDVSNMSRLARQRLLGRSWSVPVIRHLFAPLKEYFACV, encoded by the exons atgttccctccctcccccccgccgcccccctcccctcccagtgGCCCCCTCCGCCCCCAGCCCCATcgcccccttcccctccccccagaCGGGCAGCTACTTCCAGAGCTTCAGGGCCGCGGCTCACACCTGAGCGCGACTGCAGAGGGGCTGCACCTGGCCTTATGG GCTGAGAAGAAAGCCAAGGTCATTGCAGGAATGAATGCTGTGGAAGAAAACCAGGGGCCCGGGGAGTCTCAGAAGGTGGAGGAGGCCAGCCCTCCTGCTGTGCAGCAGCCCACTGACCCCGCATCCCCCACTGTGGCTACCACGCCTGAGCCCGTGGGGTCCGATGCCGGGGACAAGAATGCCACCAAAGCAGGCGATGACGAGCCAGAGTACGAG GACGGCCGGGGCTTTGGCATTGGGGAGCTGGTGTGGGGGAAACTGCGGGGCTTCTCCTGGTGGCCAGGCCGCATTGTGTCTTGGTGGATGACGGGCCGGAGCCGAGCAGCTGAAGGCACCCGCTGGGTCATGTGGTTCGGAGACGGCAAATTCTCAGTG GTGTGTGTTGAGAAGCTGATGCCGCTGAGCTCGTTTTGCAGTGCGTTCCACCAGGCCACGTACAACAAGCAGCCCATGTACCGCAAAGCCATCTACGAGGTCCTGCAG GTGGCCAGCAGCCGCGCAGGGAAGCTGTTCCCCGTGTGCCACGACAGCGATGAGAGTGACACTGCCAAGGCCGTGGAGGTGCAGAACAAGCCTATGATTGAATGGGCCCTGGGGGGCTTCCAGCCCTCTGGCCCTAAGGGCCTGGAACCACCAGAAG AAGAGAAGAATCCCTACAAAGAAGTGTACACGGACATGTGGGTGGAACCTGAAGCAGCTGCCTACGCACCACCTCCACCAGCCAAAAAGCCCCGGAAGAGCACAGCGGAGAAGCCCAAGGTCAAGGAGATTATTGATGAGCGCACAAGAG AGCGGCTAGTGTACGAGGTGCGGCAGAAGTGCCGGAACATTGAGG ACATCTGCATCTCCTGTGGGAGCCTCAATGTCACCCTGGAACACCCCCTCTTCGTTGGAGGAATGTGCCAAAACTGCAAG AACTGCTTTCTGGAGTGTGCGTACCAGTACGACGACGACGGCTACCAGTCCTACTGCACCATCTGCTGCGGGGGCCGTGAGGTGCTCATGTGCGGAAACAACAACTGCTGCAG GTGCTTTTGCGTGGAGTGTGTGGACCTCTTGGTGGGGCCGGGGGCTGCCCAGGCAGCCATTAAGGAAGACCCCTGGAACTGCTACATGTGTGGGCACAAGGGTACCTACGGGCTGCTGCGGCGGCGAGAGGACTGGCCCTCCCGGCTCCAGATGTTCTTCGCTAATAACCACGACCAGGAATTT GACCCTCCAAAGGTTTACCCACCTGTCCCAGCTGAGAAGAGGAAGCCCATCCGGGTGCTGTCTCTCTTTGATGGAATTGCTACAG GGCTCCTGGTGCTGAAGGACTTGGGCATTCAGGTGGACCGCTACATTGCCTCGGAGGTGTGTGAGGACTCCATCACGGTGGGCATGGTGCGGCACCAGGGGAAGATCATGTACGTCGGGGACGTCCGCAGCGTCACACAGAAGCAT ATCCAGGAGTGGGGCCCATTCGATCTGGTGATTGGGGGCAGTCCCTGCAATGACCTCTCCATCGTCAACCCTGCTCGCAAGGGCCTCTACG AGGGCACTGGCCGGCTCTTCTTTGAGTTCTACCGCCTCCTGCATGATGCGCGGCCCAAGGAGGGAGATGATCGCCCCTTCTTCTGGCTCTTTGAGAATGTGGTGGCCATGGGCGTTAGTGACAAGAGGGACATCTCGCGATTTCTCGAG TCCAACCCTGTGATGATTGATGCCAAAGAAGTGTCAGCTGCACACAGGGCCCGCTACTTCTGGGGTAACCTTCCCGGTATGAACAG GCCGTTGGCATCCACTGTGAATGATAAGCTGGAGCTGCAGGAGTGTCTGGAGCATGGCAGGATAGCCAAG TTCAGCAAAGTGAGGACCATTACTACGAGGTCAAACTCCATAAAGCAGGGCAAAGACCAGCATTTTCCTGTCTTCATGAATGAGAAAGAGGACATCTTATGGTGCACTGAAATGGAAAG GGTATTTGGTTTCCCAGTCCACTATACTGACGTCTCCAACATGAGCCGCTTGGCGAGGCAGAGACTGCTGGGCCGGTCATGGAGCGTGCCAGTCATCCGCCACCTCTTCGCTCCGCTGAAGGAGTATTTTGCGTGTGTGTAA
- the DNMT3A gene encoding DNA (cytosine-5)-methyltransferase 3A isoform X7 gives MGILERVVRRNGRVDRSLKDECDTAEKKAKVIAGMNAVEENQGPGESQKVEEASPPAVQQPTDPASPTVATTPEPVGSDAGDKNATKAGDDEPEYEDGRGFGIGELVWGKLRGFSWWPGRIVSWWMTGRSRAAEGTRWVMWFGDGKFSVVCVEKLMPLSSFCSAFHQATYNKQPMYRKAIYEVLQVASSRAGKLFPVCHDSDESDTAKAVEVQNKPMIEWALGGFQPSGPKGLEPPEEEKNPYKEVYTDMWVEPEAAAYAPPPPAKKPRKSTAEKPKVKEIIDERTRERLVYEVRQKCRNIEDICISCGSLNVTLEHPLFVGGMCQNCKNCFLECAYQYDDDGYQSYCTICCGGREVLMCGNNNCCRCFCVECVDLLVGPGAAQAAIKEDPWNCYMCGHKGTYGLLRRREDWPSRLQMFFANNHDQEFDPPKVYPPVPAEKRKPIRVLSLFDGIATGLLVLKDLGIQVDRYIASEVCEDSITVGMVRHQGKIMYVGDVRSVTQKHIQEWGPFDLVIGGSPCNDLSIVNPARKGLYEGTGRLFFEFYRLLHDARPKEGDDRPFFWLFENVVAMGVSDKRDISRFLESNPVMIDAKEVSAAHRARYFWGNLPGMNRPLASTVNDKLELQECLEHGRIAKFSKVRTITTRSNSIKQGKDQHFPVFMNEKEDILWCTEMERVFGFPVHYTDVSNMSRLARQRLLGRSWSVPVIRHLFAPLKEYFACV, from the exons ATGG GGATCCTGGAGCGGGTTGTGAGAAGGAATGGGCGCGTGGATCGTAGCCTGAAAGACGAGTGTGATACG GCTGAGAAGAAAGCCAAGGTCATTGCAGGAATGAATGCTGTGGAAGAAAACCAGGGGCCCGGGGAGTCTCAGAAGGTGGAGGAGGCCAGCCCTCCTGCTGTGCAGCAGCCCACTGACCCCGCATCCCCCACTGTGGCTACCACGCCTGAGCCCGTGGGGTCCGATGCCGGGGACAAGAATGCCACCAAAGCAGGCGATGACGAGCCAGAGTACGAG GACGGCCGGGGCTTTGGCATTGGGGAGCTGGTGTGGGGGAAACTGCGGGGCTTCTCCTGGTGGCCAGGCCGCATTGTGTCTTGGTGGATGACGGGCCGGAGCCGAGCAGCTGAAGGCACCCGCTGGGTCATGTGGTTCGGAGACGGCAAATTCTCAGTG GTGTGTGTTGAGAAGCTGATGCCGCTGAGCTCGTTTTGCAGTGCGTTCCACCAGGCCACGTACAACAAGCAGCCCATGTACCGCAAAGCCATCTACGAGGTCCTGCAG GTGGCCAGCAGCCGCGCAGGGAAGCTGTTCCCCGTGTGCCACGACAGCGATGAGAGTGACACTGCCAAGGCCGTGGAGGTGCAGAACAAGCCTATGATTGAATGGGCCCTGGGGGGCTTCCAGCCCTCTGGCCCTAAGGGCCTGGAACCACCAGAAG AAGAGAAGAATCCCTACAAAGAAGTGTACACGGACATGTGGGTGGAACCTGAAGCAGCTGCCTACGCACCACCTCCACCAGCCAAAAAGCCCCGGAAGAGCACAGCGGAGAAGCCCAAGGTCAAGGAGATTATTGATGAGCGCACAAGAG AGCGGCTAGTGTACGAGGTGCGGCAGAAGTGCCGGAACATTGAGG ACATCTGCATCTCCTGTGGGAGCCTCAATGTCACCCTGGAACACCCCCTCTTCGTTGGAGGAATGTGCCAAAACTGCAAG AACTGCTTTCTGGAGTGTGCGTACCAGTACGACGACGACGGCTACCAGTCCTACTGCACCATCTGCTGCGGGGGCCGTGAGGTGCTCATGTGCGGAAACAACAACTGCTGCAG GTGCTTTTGCGTGGAGTGTGTGGACCTCTTGGTGGGGCCGGGGGCTGCCCAGGCAGCCATTAAGGAAGACCCCTGGAACTGCTACATGTGTGGGCACAAGGGTACCTACGGGCTGCTGCGGCGGCGAGAGGACTGGCCCTCCCGGCTCCAGATGTTCTTCGCTAATAACCACGACCAGGAATTT GACCCTCCAAAGGTTTACCCACCTGTCCCAGCTGAGAAGAGGAAGCCCATCCGGGTGCTGTCTCTCTTTGATGGAATTGCTACAG GGCTCCTGGTGCTGAAGGACTTGGGCATTCAGGTGGACCGCTACATTGCCTCGGAGGTGTGTGAGGACTCCATCACGGTGGGCATGGTGCGGCACCAGGGGAAGATCATGTACGTCGGGGACGTCCGCAGCGTCACACAGAAGCAT ATCCAGGAGTGGGGCCCATTCGATCTGGTGATTGGGGGCAGTCCCTGCAATGACCTCTCCATCGTCAACCCTGCTCGCAAGGGCCTCTACG AGGGCACTGGCCGGCTCTTCTTTGAGTTCTACCGCCTCCTGCATGATGCGCGGCCCAAGGAGGGAGATGATCGCCCCTTCTTCTGGCTCTTTGAGAATGTGGTGGCCATGGGCGTTAGTGACAAGAGGGACATCTCGCGATTTCTCGAG TCCAACCCTGTGATGATTGATGCCAAAGAAGTGTCAGCTGCACACAGGGCCCGCTACTTCTGGGGTAACCTTCCCGGTATGAACAG GCCGTTGGCATCCACTGTGAATGATAAGCTGGAGCTGCAGGAGTGTCTGGAGCATGGCAGGATAGCCAAG TTCAGCAAAGTGAGGACCATTACTACGAGGTCAAACTCCATAAAGCAGGGCAAAGACCAGCATTTTCCTGTCTTCATGAATGAGAAAGAGGACATCTTATGGTGCACTGAAATGGAAAG GGTATTTGGTTTCCCAGTCCACTATACTGACGTCTCCAACATGAGCCGCTTGGCGAGGCAGAGACTGCTGGGCCGGTCATGGAGCGTGCCAGTCATCCGCCACCTCTTCGCTCCGCTGAAGGAGTATTTTGCGTGTGTGTAA